Proteins from a genomic interval of Chloroflexota bacterium:
- a CDS encoding hydantoinase/oxoprolinase family protein codes for MSLILGVDTGGTFTDAVLLDAESGSVKAAHKALTTHDNLAVGIEAALDGLPTSVWPHVHRAALSTTLATNAALEGLGSRVGCILIGYDPGVMRHYRLDRHIRASAVAHVEGRHDIFGEEVTPLDEDGLRDAVERLAPEVEALAVTSYLAPRNPDHEQRAVRVARELTSLPVVAGGALSAQLNSIRRGTTATLNAKLLAVTSELLRTLEHAVGRRGVSPAPMVVRGDATLMSLHLARERPIDTLFSGPAASAVGGARLAGIDQAVVVDMGGTSTDVGILDGGRPTLSKRGALLAGWRTAVRAAAVRSAAIGGDSRVRADPLDLVIGPERVVPLSRAAGESPEVRNRLAELDAQRHSHRLVPVWEFFTLGRPRADEVVSTGEQRVLEALEQGPLDVLTLAKQAGAADARLLPIDGLIARRLVTRIGLTPTDLLHVRGEYTEFDVEAATLASRIAARESRTEQDAFVARAHEAVVRSLCVATLRRAIASGRPDLAESDEKLGAYLLDASASPSSRVGPLDVGLGLTLPLIALGAAGAAWLPQVASRLRTEVVVPNHAAVASAVGAASTRIAQEIEVLLRPQYLRRGGVIDYAVHSPEGRAMFASESQAREHALAIGPRLAAEAATAAGAPSLTVDVDEHTWSLDQDDPEAPAQLMETRFRFTATEAGAA; via the coding sequence ATGAGCTTGATCCTGGGCGTGGACACGGGCGGAACGTTCACCGACGCCGTCCTGCTCGACGCGGAATCCGGTTCGGTCAAGGCCGCGCACAAGGCGCTCACCACCCACGACAACCTCGCCGTCGGGATCGAGGCCGCGCTGGATGGATTGCCCACCAGTGTCTGGCCGCACGTGCATCGAGCGGCCCTGTCCACCACGCTGGCGACCAATGCCGCGTTGGAGGGCTTGGGCAGCCGCGTCGGCTGCATCCTCATCGGATACGACCCCGGCGTGATGCGGCACTACCGCCTGGACCGCCATATTCGCGCCTCCGCGGTTGCGCACGTGGAAGGACGCCACGACATCTTCGGCGAGGAGGTGACGCCGCTCGACGAGGACGGTTTGCGCGACGCGGTGGAGCGCCTGGCGCCCGAAGTCGAGGCGCTGGCCGTTACCAGCTACCTGGCCCCCCGCAATCCCGATCACGAGCAGCGCGCGGTGCGTGTGGCGCGCGAGCTCACCAGCCTGCCAGTCGTGGCCGGCGGCGCCCTCAGCGCACAGCTCAACTCCATTCGCCGCGGCACGACGGCAACGCTCAACGCCAAGCTGCTGGCCGTGACCAGCGAACTGCTCCGCACGCTGGAGCACGCGGTCGGGCGGCGCGGCGTGAGCCCCGCGCCAATGGTCGTGCGTGGCGACGCCACCCTGATGTCGCTGCACCTGGCGCGCGAACGCCCCATCGACACCCTATTTTCCGGTCCCGCCGCCAGTGCCGTCGGCGGCGCGCGTCTTGCCGGCATCGACCAGGCGGTCGTGGTTGACATGGGCGGCACGTCCACCGACGTTGGAATCCTCGACGGCGGGCGCCCGACCCTCAGCAAGCGGGGAGCACTGCTCGCCGGCTGGCGCACGGCCGTGCGCGCGGCCGCCGTGCGCTCGGCAGCGATCGGCGGCGACAGCCGCGTGCGGGCCGACCCACTCGATCTCGTCATCGGCCCCGAGCGCGTCGTGCCGCTGTCACGCGCCGCCGGCGAGTCGCCCGAAGTCCGCAACCGCCTGGCTGAGCTTGACGCGCAACGCCATTCGCATCGGCTGGTCCCGGTGTGGGAGTTCTTTACCCTGGGCCGACCTCGCGCCGACGAGGTGGTATCGACCGGCGAGCAGCGCGTGCTGGAGGCGCTCGAGCAGGGTCCGCTTGACGTGCTCACGCTCGCCAAGCAGGCTGGCGCCGCCGACGCCCGCCTGCTCCCCATCGACGGCTTGATTGCACGCCGGCTGGTCACACGCATCGGGCTCACGCCAACCGACCTGCTGCACGTGCGCGGCGAGTACACCGAGTTCGATGTCGAGGCGGCGACCCTCGCCAGCCGCATTGCCGCACGCGAGAGCCGCACCGAGCAAGACGCGTTTGTGGCCCGCGCCCACGAAGCCGTGGTTCGCTCGCTGTGCGTGGCCACCCTGCGCCGCGCCATCGCCTCGGGGCGGCCCGATCTCGCCGAGTCAGACGAGAAGCTGGGCGCGTACTTGCTCGATGCCAGCGCGTCGCCGTCCAGCCGCGTCGGGCCGCTGGACGTTGGATTGGGCCTCACGCTGCCGCTGATCGCGCTCGGCGCCGCGGGAGCCGCCTGGCTTCCCCAGGTGGCCAGCCGTCTTCGCACCGAGGTCGTCGTTCCCAATCACGCGGCCGTCGCGAGCGCGGTTGGCGCCGCGTCAACCCGCATCGCGCAAGAGATCGAAGTGCTGCTGCGGCCCCAGTACTTGCGCCGCGGCGGTGTGATCGACTACGCCGTCCATAGCCCCGAGGGACGCGCAATGTTCGCCTCGGAGTCCCAGGCCCGCGAGCATGCGCTCGCCATCGGCCCCCGCCTGGCCGCGGAGGCCGCGACCGCAGCCGGCGCGCCGTCTCTCACTGTTGACGTCGATGAACATACCTGGAGTCTCGACCAGGACGACCCCGAAGCGCCGGCCCAGCTCATGGAAACCCGCTTCCGGTTCACAGCCACGGAGGCTGGCGCCGCCTAG
- the greA gene encoding transcription elongation factor GreA has translation MATKFLTEEGRLRLEAELHELKTVKRPEIIRRIHEAKEFGELSEGNEPDEVKNDQAFTEGRIMMLERLLRDAIIVSEHSSDTVSIGATVSVRDDGAGQREFTIVGTEEIDLATGKISNESPLGIALVGRKVGEHVTVETPAGTRAYEITGIT, from the coding sequence ATGGCGACCAAGTTCTTGACCGAGGAAGGACGTCTGCGCCTTGAAGCCGAGCTTCACGAGTTGAAGACGGTGAAACGCCCGGAAATCATCCGGCGCATCCACGAGGCCAAGGAATTCGGCGAACTGAGCGAGGGTAACGAGCCGGACGAAGTCAAGAACGATCAGGCGTTCACCGAAGGCCGCATCATGATGCTGGAGCGGCTGCTGCGCGACGCCATCATCGTCAGCGAGCATTCGTCCGACACTGTCAGCATCGGCGCGACTGTCAGCGTCCGTGATGACGGAGCGGGCCAGCGTGAGTTCACCATCGTCGGGACCGAGGAAATCGACCTCGCCACCGGCAAGATTTCGAACGAATCGCCGCTGGGCATCGCACTTGTCGGGCGCAAGGTCGGCGAGCATGTGACCGTGGAGACGCCCGCAGGCACGCGCGCCTACGAGATCACAGGAATCACCTGA